The following proteins are co-located in the Pochonia chlamydosporia 170 chromosome 6, whole genome shotgun sequence genome:
- a CDS encoding phosphotransferase family protein (similar to Metarhizium acridum CQMa 102 XP_007809134.1): MADSTDEDTAAVRRLSYSDTADKDLPELYYFMGIRVLEHTTSNGDILALKVKPHTNLERSEADMMQYAATHGILAPKVRGCYDVVTMKPRKPLARVLVSEKVPGEPLDTLWDKLNKTERESIKNQLREQFALMRKCTLPYIGRVDNQPTYNVYDRLEQTYCGPFEDEEAFDSWCLSRVKRSSFTTWKMRPYLEKSREKAKANGTLNRFVLTHGDLTPRNIMVEDGRVTGILDWERSGFFPEYAEYAFALKLGHEIEKWWVPVLKELLVPCEKTRLELTGMVEYRGW, from the coding sequence ATGGCCGACTCTACAGACGAAGACACTGCGGCAGTCCGTCGACTCTCCTACTCAGACACAGCCGATAAGGACCTCCCAGAGCTCTACTACTTCATGGGCATACGCGTCCTGGAACACACGACATCAAATGGTGATATACTAGCTCTCAAGGTCAAACCACACACAAACCTGGAGCGCTCAGAAGCGGACATGATGCAGTATGCTGCCACCCACGGTATTCTGGCGCCAAAAGTCCGTGGGTGCTACGACGTTGTGACCATGAAGCCCAGAAAGCCGCTCGCGCGTGTCTTAGTGTCAGAAAAGGTGCCCGGAGAGCCATTGGACACCCTATGGGATAAGCTCAACAAGACTGAGAGAGAATCCATCAAGAACCAACTACGAGAGCAGTTTGCACTTATGAGAAAATGCACACTACCATATATTGGGCGAGTTGACAACCAGCCCACTTACAATGTGTACGATCGACTGGAACAAACTTACTGCGGCCcctttgaagatgaagaagcctTCGACAGCTGGTGTTTGAGTCGCGTCAAGAGATCAAGCTTCACGACATGGAAAATGCGGCCGTACCTCGAAAAGTCTCGtgagaaggcaaaggcaaacgGGACGCTGAACAGATTCGTTCTCACTCATGGCGATTTGACGCCCCGGAACATCATGGTTGAGGATGGACGAGTGACTGGGATATTGGACTGGGAGAGGAGCGGGTTCTTTCCAGAGTATGCGGAATATGCATTTGCTCTTAAGCTGGGGCATGAGATTGAGAAGTGGTGGGTTCCGGTgttgaaggagctgctggTGCCTTGTGAGAAGACGAGGTTGGAGTTGACGGGGATGGTTGAGTATCGGGGATGGTAG
- a CDS encoding nonselective cation channel (similar to Pyrenophora tritici-repentis Pt-1C-BFP XP_001936747.1), which translates to MEFQEDWMSDDAPDDNETELPSPEDSEAAASVYVTLHRVRRLVLASIDDPYTLDHFRQPNLNALIVRPLVDRLYETGNISVVYCLLANRVWFLKSQSGLATQSVNRARATLCELVATRVIRRFHEDNPGNEGLLLLARILVEGFDPFQGAPSEVEREGRYLQWPIQERGGHERKLTALELAILSESKAFISSAACQRLVEAVHRGKIVYTPLSFMDILPDHYKHRPIQLYDPRESRILNHRRLIVPRIRALIETVQFMVLVLLYVMTMTNQQASFNQWELAFAVYTAGWVLQEFASVIEHGWELHTQSLWSFLDVTFVAIYCAYVFTRVYDLFAGHLPNGYGLHILCIAAPILLTRIAFNLMPHNIVFISLHAMMKDFTLLTFLAVWCFLGFLLALLWLYDIDQSNRGTPPPSWPTVGKWLLWIWFGLDGTGIAESVRFNIVLGPALMIAFAFLGNTLFLTILVAILTNTFSNIVANEAAEIRFRRTVLTFEGVKSDSIFAYPPPFNLLALVTILPSKFLVSPRFFHTLNVAMIRVLNGPLLVAISIFERRRPWAAENKRKRGGIGMFRWHFTGFSPHGDIHAVFDAPLPDEVSTRIDLLDPVDDVPVLEDDVMSTLSGDVSRSRLRRPTLWRGRREYPRARPRRRSPLRFQV; encoded by the exons ATGGAATTTCAGGAGGATTGGATGAGTGACGATGCGCCGGATGACAATGAGACGGAGTTGCCGTCGCCCGAGGACTCGGAGGCAGCTGCATCTGTATATGTTACACTTCATCG AGTAAGACGTCTAGTCCTCGCAAGTATCG ACGATCCATACACGCTCGACCACTTCCGCCAACCGAATCTCAATGCCCTCATTGTAAGACCATTAGTCGACAGGCTATACGAAACGGGAAACATCTCAGTCG TATACTGCCTCCTCGCCAACCGCGTCTGGTTCCTCAAGTCTCAGTCCGGCCTCGCAACACAAAGCGTCAACCGAGCCCGCGCCACTCTCTGCGAACTGGTAGCAACCCGCGTAATTCGCCGGTTCCACGAAGACAACCCCGGCAACGAAGGTCTATTGCTGCTTGCCCGCATCCTAGTCGAGGGCTTCGATCCCTTCCAGGGCGCTCCGTCGGAAGTCGAGCGCGAGGGACGCTACCTACAATGGCCGATTCAAGAACGCGGTGGCCACGAAAGGAAACTGACGGCTCTCGAACTGGCCATCCTCTCTGAAAGCAAGGCGTTTATCAGCTCGGCTGCGTGTCAACGACTCGTCGAGGCAGTTCACCGAGGGAAGATCGTCTACACACCACTATCATTCATGGACATCTTGCCCGATCACTACAAACACCGGCCAATCCAGCTCTACGACCCGCGGGAATCACGGATCCTCAACCACCGGCGTCTCATCGTCCCACGTATCAGGGCTCTCATCGAAACAGTACAGTTCATGGTCCTGGTCCTGCTGTACGTCATGACCATGACGAACCAACAAGCCTCGTTCAACCAGTGGGAACTCGCATTCGCAGTCTACACAGCAGGATGGGTGCTCCAGGAGTTCGCGTCCGTCATCGAACACGGCTGGGAGCTACACACCCAGAGCCTCTGGTCCTTCTTGGACGTCACCTTTGTGGCTATATACTGCGCCTACGTATTCACAAGGGTGTACGACCTCTTTGCCGGCCACCTACCAAACGGATACGGCCTGCATATCCTCTGCATCGCCGCACCAATACTACTCACCCGAATTGCATTCAACCTCATGCCCCATaacatcgtcttcatctccctccacgccatgatgaaggacTTTACACTCCTCACATTCCTCGCTGTGTGGTGCTTTCTCGGCTttctcctcgccctcctctGGCTCTACGACATCGATCAGTCCAACAGGGGcacgccgccgccgtcatGGCCAACAGTCGGTAAATGGCTGCTATGGATATGGTTCGGCCTCGACGGCACCGGCATAGCAGAGTCCGTACGCTTCAACATTGTTCTTGGCCCAGCCCTCATGATTGCATTCGCCTTCCTCGGCAATACCCTCTTCCTGACCATcctcgtcgccatcctcacaaACACCTTCTCCAACATTGTCGCCAACGAAGCAGCGGAGATTCGTTTCCGCCGCACAGTCCTCACCTTTGAAGGCGTAAAAAGCGACTCCATATTCGCGTACCCCCCTCCGTtcaacctcctcgccctcgtCACCATCCTGCCCTCCAAGTTCCTCGTGTCTCCTCGCTTCTTCCACACCCTCAACGTGGCCATGATACGGGTCCTCAACGGCCCTCTCCTAGTGGCAATTAGTATATTTGAGCGTCGACGCCCCTGGGCTGCGGAGAATAAGCGGAAGCGCGGGGGTATTGGAATGTTCAGGTGGCATTTTACGGGGTTTTCGCCACACGGGGATATACACGCTGTTTTTGATGCGCCGCTGCCGGATGAGGTTTCGACGAGGATTGACTTGTTGGATCCGGTGGATGATGTGCCTGTTTTGGAGGACGATGTCATGTCGACTTTGTCGGGGGATGTGTCGCggtcgaggttgaggaggcCGACTTtgtggagggggaggagggagtATCCGCGGGCGAGACCGAGGAGGAGGTCACCTCTGAGGTTTCAGGTGTAA